The following coding sequences are from one Mesorhizobium onobrychidis window:
- a CDS encoding c-type cytochrome, translated as MHAIAFFAVVSVATFITNQSQAQDAAAGEKVFTKCKVCHVVDKDQNKVGPSLSGVIGRTAGTHPGFKYSKAMTEAGKSGVKWDEATLTNYLRDPKAMIKGGKMAFPGLKKDEDLANVIAYLKQFSK; from the coding sequence ATGCATGCAATCGCGTTTTTCGCCGTCGTCTCCGTTGCGACGTTCATCACAAACCAATCGCAGGCACAGGATGCCGCCGCGGGTGAGAAGGTCTTCACCAAATGCAAGGTCTGTCACGTCGTGGACAAGGACCAGAACAAGGTCGGTCCGTCGTTGAGCGGCGTCATCGGCCGGACGGCCGGCACGCATCCGGGATTCAAGTATTCTAAAGCCATGACCGAGGCGGGTAAATCTGGCGTCAAATGGGACGAAGCCACGCTGACGAATTACCTTCGCGATCCCAAGGCCATGATCAAAGGTGGGAAGATGGCGTTTCCCGGTCTCAAAAAGGACGAGGATCTCGCCAACGTCATCGCCTATCTGAAGCAATTCTCCAAATGA
- a CDS encoding heme o synthase: MSTRESGLKDTGIQISEATVSDFFALLKPRVMALAVFTAFVGLMVAPGAMNPVIAVIAIGAIAVGAGAAGALNMWYDADIDALMSRTSKRPVPSGRVMPGEALGFGLVLSVLSVMTLGVLVGWLAASLLAFTIFFYVVIYTMWLKRSTPQNIVIGGAAGALPPVIGWTAATGAVGAESLILFLIIFLWTPPHFWALALFKIGDYAAAGIPMMPNVAGQASTRKQIFVYSLILAPIGVLPWAFGFASGLYGIVSAALGAGFIWHAWKLLVDNEMKLAKALFAYSILYLFAIFAVLLADTIAMRAVMSAGN, translated from the coding sequence ATGTCGACTCGGGAAAGCGGCCTCAAGGATACCGGTATCCAGATCTCGGAAGCGACGGTCAGTGATTTTTTCGCGCTTCTGAAACCACGCGTCATGGCGCTTGCTGTTTTTACCGCTTTCGTCGGCCTGATGGTGGCGCCTGGGGCAATGAATCCGGTCATCGCCGTGATTGCAATCGGTGCAATTGCGGTTGGAGCGGGAGCGGCCGGGGCACTCAACATGTGGTACGATGCCGATATTGACGCGCTGATGTCGCGCACGTCGAAGCGGCCGGTCCCGTCAGGCCGGGTCATGCCAGGCGAAGCTCTCGGCTTCGGCCTGGTGCTTTCCGTACTTTCGGTCATGACGCTCGGCGTGCTGGTTGGGTGGCTTGCCGCATCGCTGCTGGCTTTCACCATCTTCTTCTACGTCGTCATCTACACGATGTGGCTGAAACGCTCGACGCCGCAGAATATCGTCATAGGCGGCGCCGCGGGTGCCCTTCCTCCTGTCATCGGGTGGACGGCGGCCACCGGCGCCGTCGGGGCTGAAAGTCTCATCCTGTTTCTGATCATCTTCCTCTGGACACCGCCGCATTTCTGGGCGCTCGCGCTGTTCAAGATCGGCGACTATGCTGCTGCCGGCATTCCCATGATGCCGAACGTGGCCGGCCAGGCTTCGACCAGAAAACAGATCTTCGTCTATTCACTGATCCTGGCACCAATCGGCGTGCTGCCTTGGGCCTTTGGATTCGCGAGCGGATTGTACGGGATTGTTTCGGCCGCATTGGGCGCGGGTTTCATCTGGCATGCCTGGAAGCTTCTGGTCGACAACGAGATGAAATTGGCAAAGGCGCTGTTTGCCTATTCCATTCTCTATCTTTTCGCGATCTTTGCCGTGCTGCTTGCCGATACCATTGCAATGCGTGCCGTCATGTCAGCCGGAAATTGA
- a CDS encoding DUF2189 domain-containing protein has protein sequence MASFHVIAGASETLEHTRIRKIGVSDLFDALKRGVDDFMVKPSHIVFLCLIYPLVGVVLAVWTSGNNALPLLFPLVSGFALIGPFAAIGLYEISRRREAGLDASWSHAFGVRNSPALPAIAAVGIMLLAIFIAWLLTAQMFYQQVFGPAPPESLSSFISEIFATGRGWTLIILGHAIGFVFAAVVLCTTVVAFPLLLDRDVGAYEAIHTSVRVVLANPIVMAVWGLIVAVALIIGSLPVFAGLAVVLPILGHATWHVYRKVVESPASTRPAD, from the coding sequence ATGGCAAGTTTTCACGTGATTGCAGGCGCCAGCGAGACGCTGGAGCACACCAGAATTCGAAAGATCGGCGTTTCCGACCTTTTCGACGCGCTCAAGCGTGGCGTCGACGATTTCATGGTCAAACCGTCGCATATCGTTTTCCTCTGCCTGATCTATCCGCTTGTCGGCGTCGTGCTCGCCGTCTGGACATCGGGCAACAATGCGCTGCCGCTGTTGTTTCCGCTGGTGTCGGGTTTTGCGCTGATCGGTCCATTCGCGGCGATCGGCCTCTATGAGATCAGCCGGCGACGGGAGGCCGGGCTCGACGCCTCCTGGAGCCACGCTTTCGGCGTCAGGAATTCTCCGGCGCTGCCGGCCATCGCGGCGGTCGGGATCATGCTGCTTGCGATCTTCATCGCCTGGCTTTTGACCGCGCAGATGTTTTACCAGCAAGTGTTCGGCCCGGCCCCGCCGGAATCGCTCTCCAGCTTCATCAGTGAAATATTCGCCACCGGGCGCGGCTGGACGCTGATTATCCTTGGCCACGCCATCGGCTTCGTCTTCGCCGCGGTCGTGTTGTGCACCACGGTCGTCGCGTTCCCGTTGTTGCTCGACCGTGACGTCGGCGCCTACGAAGCCATCCACACCTCGGTGCGCGTGGTCCTGGCGAACCCGATCGTGATGGCTGTGTGGGGCCTGATTGTCGCCGTCGCCCTGATCATAGGCTCGCTGCCGGTGTTCGCCGGGTTGGCGGTGGTGCTGCCGATCCTCGGTCACGCCACCTGGCACGTCTATCGCAAAGTCGTGGAATCGCCGGCTTCCACCAGACCGGCGGACTGA
- a CDS encoding aminoacyl-tRNA deacylase → MTIANRLKDFIDEKGISYDTVEHHRTSTSRQSAIAAHVPGSIMAKSVVVHHDGGYALAVVPSTHRIELGTLQDVMDKRIGLASEDEVESIFKDCDTGAIPPIGAAYDVPVILDESLGNAADIYFEGGDHRTLVHVSGKDFRNLTSDAQKARFSYPAY, encoded by the coding sequence ATGACGATCGCAAACAGACTGAAGGACTTTATCGACGAGAAAGGAATTTCCTACGACACCGTCGAGCACCACCGCACTTCGACAAGCAGGCAGTCCGCCATAGCGGCGCATGTGCCCGGCAGCATAATGGCCAAATCGGTGGTGGTTCACCACGACGGTGGCTATGCGCTGGCCGTGGTCCCCAGCACGCACAGGATCGAGCTCGGCACGTTGCAGGATGTCATGGACAAACGTATCGGACTCGCCTCCGAAGACGAGGTGGAGTCGATTTTCAAGGATTGCGACACCGGCGCCATCCCGCCGATCGGCGCGGCCTACGATGTGCCGGTGATCCTCGATGAAAGCCTCGGCAATGCCGCCGACATCTATTTCGAGGGCGGTGACCACAGGACGCTCGTGCATGTCAGCGGCAAGGATTTCCGCAACCTGACCAGCGACGCACAGAAAGCCCGCTTTAGCTACCCGGCTTACTGA
- a CDS encoding cytochrome C oxidase subunit IV family protein, giving the protein MAEATANGLGQHTLHGAQAHDATATGIAPAEVHQEHPIKLYLVVWAWLFILSACSYMVDYLGLHGYLRWSLILIFMMLKAGLIVAVFMHMAWERLALTYAIILPPILVLVFVAMMVFESDYTLLTRTVFFGAEP; this is encoded by the coding sequence ATGGCTGAAGCAACCGCAAATGGCCTGGGGCAACATACGCTGCACGGAGCTCAAGCGCATGATGCGACAGCAACCGGCATCGCCCCCGCGGAGGTTCATCAGGAGCACCCGATCAAGCTCTATCTGGTCGTCTGGGCATGGCTGTTCATCCTCAGCGCCTGCTCCTATATGGTCGATTATCTCGGACTCCACGGCTATCTCAGATGGTCGCTGATCCTGATCTTCATGATGCTCAAGGCCGGGCTGATCGTCGCGGTCTTCATGCACATGGCCTGGGAACGGCTGGCGCTGACATATGCGATTATATTGCCGCCGATACTGGTGCTGGTGTTCGTGGCAATGATGGTCTTCGAATCGGATTACACGCTTCTCACCCGGACCGTGTTTTTTGGGGCCGAGCCCTGA
- a CDS encoding heme-copper oxidase subunit III family protein codes for MADTTLTHTGQAQPRPAGLQGVAADWSSDQRAFKNVSWGKAMMWIFLLSDTFIFGCFLLSYMTARMSTRVPWPNPSEVFSLHIGGSDIPLILIAIMTFVLISSSGTMAMAVNFGYRHDRRKTAILMLLTAALGATFVGMQAFEWTKLITEGVRPWGNPWGAAQFGSSFFMITGFHGTHVTFGVIFLIIVARKVWRGDYDTGRPGFFTSRRGRYENVEIMGLYWHFVDLVWVFIFAFFYLW; via the coding sequence ATGGCAGACACGACACTGACGCATACTGGCCAAGCACAGCCGCGGCCGGCGGGCTTGCAAGGCGTCGCCGCCGACTGGTCCTCGGATCAGCGCGCGTTCAAGAACGTGTCCTGGGGCAAGGCCATGATGTGGATCTTCCTGCTCAGCGACACCTTCATCTTCGGCTGCTTCCTGCTCTCCTACATGACGGCGCGCATGTCTACCCGAGTGCCGTGGCCCAATCCGAGCGAGGTCTTTTCGCTTCATATCGGCGGCTCGGATATTCCACTGATCCTTATCGCCATCATGACCTTCGTGCTGATCTCGAGCAGCGGAACGATGGCCATGGCGGTGAATTTCGGCTATCGCCACGACCGCCGCAAGACGGCGATCCTCATGCTTCTGACCGCAGCACTCGGCGCGACCTTCGTCGGCATGCAGGCCTTCGAATGGACCAAGCTGATCACCGAAGGGGTACGGCCTTGGGGCAATCCGTGGGGTGCGGCGCAGTTCGGGTCATCCTTCTTCATGATCACCGGCTTTCACGGCACCCATGTGACGTTTGGGGTGATCTTCCTGATCATCGTGGCGCGAAAGGTCTGGCGCGGCGATTACGACACGGGACGGCCTGGTTTCTTCACCAGCCGCAGGGGTCGCTACGAGAACGTCGAGATCATGGGGCTCTACTGGCATTTCGTCGACCTGGTCTGGGTGTTCATTTTTGCATTCTTCTATCTTTGGTGA
- a CDS encoding cytochrome c oxidase subunit 3 encodes MSVILVFLLVIVGFAGWWLSHQRLMAKPWLEQGVIGDIIGPEGSALPTAKIGLGVFLAVVGCLFALFTSAYFMRMALSDWQALPLPRVLWFNTGVLVLSSIALQCASVAARRGQIDTVRLGLVTAGLTALVFLIGQLVAWRELTADGYLLTANPANSFFYLITGMHGLHILGGLVALSRTTAGAWNGTPPERLRLSVELCAMYWHFLLFVWLAIFALLAGWAATFIEICRQLLT; translated from the coding sequence ATGAGCGTCATTCTGGTCTTCCTCCTCGTGATCGTCGGCTTTGCCGGATGGTGGCTTTCCCATCAGCGGCTGATGGCCAAGCCATGGCTCGAGCAAGGCGTGATCGGGGATATTATCGGCCCGGAAGGATCGGCGCTGCCGACTGCCAAGATCGGGCTCGGCGTCTTCCTCGCCGTCGTCGGCTGCCTGTTTGCACTTTTCACCAGCGCCTATTTCATGCGCATGGCGCTGTCGGACTGGCAGGCGCTGCCGCTGCCGCGCGTGCTCTGGTTCAACACCGGCGTGCTGGTCCTGAGCAGCATCGCGCTGCAATGCGCCTCGGTCGCCGCGCGCCGGGGCCAAATCGACACGGTCAGGCTCGGCCTCGTCACGGCTGGGCTCACCGCGCTTGTCTTCCTGATCGGACAGCTTGTGGCATGGCGGGAACTGACCGCCGACGGCTACTTGCTGACCGCCAATCCGGCCAACAGTTTTTTCTACCTGATAACCGGGATGCATGGCCTGCACATACTCGGAGGGCTGGTCGCCTTGAGCAGAACGACTGCCGGCGCCTGGAACGGAACACCGCCGGAGCGGCTTCGCCTCAGCGTCGAATTGTGCGCCATGTACTGGCATTTCCTGCTTTTCGTCTGGCTCGCCATCTTCGCACTTCTGGCCGGCTGGGCCGCTACTTTTATCGAGATTTGCCGACAGTTGCTGACCTAG
- the ctaD gene encoding cytochrome c oxidase subunit I, whose protein sequence is MVDITPADAVPPAEVAEMELYHPHSWWTKYVFSQDAKVIAIQYSATATAIGMVALVLSWMMRLQLGFPGTFDFITPEAYYQFITMHGMIMVIYLLTALFLGGFGNYLIPLMVGARDMVFPYVNMLSYWIYLLAVLVLVSSFFAPGGPTGAGWTLYPPQAIMTGTPGGQDWGIILMLVSLILFIIGFTMGGLNYVVTVLQARTRGMTLMRLPLTVWGIFTATVMALLAFPALFVACVMMLFDRALGTSFFMPAIVEMGEQLQHGGGSPILFQHLFWFFGHPEVYIVALPAFGIVSDLISTHARKNIFGYRMMVWAIVGIGALSFVVWAHHMYVSGMHPYFGFFFATTTLIIAVPTAIKVYNWVLTLWRGDIHLTIPMLFALAFIVTFVNGGLTGLFLGNVVVDVPLSDTMFVVAHFHMVMGVAPILVIFGAIYHWYPKVTGRMLNEAMGQFHFWVTFLGAYLIFFPMHYLGLMGVPRRYNELTDMTVMTDSAHDLNSFISIMAFLVGFAQVVFLFNLIWSIRHGREAGGNPWRATTLEWQTPETPPAHGNFGKELPIVYRWAYDYSVPGAKEDFIPQNMPGSFGSSREPA, encoded by the coding sequence ATGGTCGATATCACACCTGCAGATGCGGTACCGCCGGCCGAAGTCGCGGAGATGGAACTTTACCATCCGCACAGCTGGTGGACGAAATACGTCTTTTCGCAGGACGCCAAGGTCATCGCCATCCAGTATTCGGCGACGGCCACGGCAATCGGCATGGTGGCGCTGGTGCTGTCCTGGATGATGCGGCTGCAGCTCGGCTTCCCCGGCACGTTCGACTTCATCACTCCGGAAGCCTACTACCAGTTCATCACCATGCACGGCATGATCATGGTGATCTACCTGCTCACAGCACTCTTCCTGGGTGGCTTCGGCAACTACCTGATCCCACTGATGGTCGGCGCACGCGACATGGTCTTTCCCTATGTCAACATGCTGAGCTACTGGATTTACCTGCTTGCCGTACTGGTTTTGGTGTCGAGCTTCTTTGCGCCCGGCGGACCGACCGGCGCCGGCTGGACGCTCTACCCGCCGCAGGCGATCATGACCGGCACACCAGGCGGCCAGGACTGGGGCATCATCCTGATGCTCGTCTCGCTGATCCTGTTCATCATCGGCTTCACCATGGGCGGCTTGAACTATGTCGTGACGGTGCTGCAGGCCCGCACACGCGGCATGACGCTGATGCGCCTGCCGCTGACCGTCTGGGGTATCTTCACCGCGACCGTCATGGCGCTGCTCGCCTTCCCGGCGCTGTTTGTCGCCTGCGTGATGATGCTGTTCGACCGGGCGCTCGGCACCAGCTTCTTCATGCCGGCGATCGTCGAGATGGGCGAGCAATTGCAGCACGGCGGCGGCAGCCCGATTCTGTTCCAGCATCTGTTCTGGTTCTTCGGCCACCCCGAGGTCTACATCGTGGCGCTGCCGGCCTTCGGCATCGTATCCGACCTGATCAGCACCCATGCGCGCAAGAACATCTTCGGCTACCGGATGATGGTCTGGGCCATCGTCGGCATCGGCGCGCTGAGCTTCGTGGTCTGGGCGCACCACATGTATGTCAGCGGCATGCATCCCTATTTCGGCTTCTTCTTCGCCACCACGACGTTGATCATTGCCGTCCCGACCGCGATCAAGGTCTACAACTGGGTGCTGACGCTGTGGCGCGGCGACATCCACCTCACCATACCGATGCTTTTTGCCCTGGCCTTCATCGTCACCTTCGTCAATGGCGGGCTAACCGGATTGTTTCTCGGCAACGTCGTCGTCGACGTTCCGCTGTCGGACACGATGTTCGTCGTTGCCCATTTCCACATGGTCATGGGCGTCGCGCCGATCCTCGTGATCTTCGGGGCGATTTATCACTGGTACCCGAAGGTCACCGGCCGGATGCTGAACGAGGCAATGGGCCAGTTCCATTTCTGGGTCACCTTCCTCGGTGCCTATCTGATTTTCTTTCCCATGCACTACCTCGGCCTGATGGGCGTGCCGCGCCGCTACAACGAACTGACCGATATGACGGTGATGACCGACTCGGCCCACGATCTGAACTCGTTCATCAGCATCATGGCGTTCCTTGTCGGCTTCGCCCAGGTCGTGTTCCTGTTCAATCTGATCTGGAGCATCCGCCACGGCCGGGAGGCCGGCGGCAATCCGTGGCGCGCCACGACACTCGAATGGCAGACGCCCGAAACACCGCCCGCCCATGGCAATTTCGGCAAGGAACTGCCGATCGTCTATCGCTGGGCCTATGACTACAGCGTGCCGGGTGCCAAGGAGGATTTTATCCCGCAAAACATGCCGGGCTCCTTCGGATCTTCCAGGGAGCCGGCATGA
- the coxB gene encoding cytochrome c oxidase subunit II, translating into MAIALVLVLVVVGSVLFHFLSPWWWTPIASNWDYIDNTIIITFWITGVVFAAVVLFMAYCVFRFRHREGNQAAYEPENKRLEWWLTIVTAIGVTAMLVPGLFVWNQFVSVPSDATVVEVVGQQWQWSFRLPGKDGKLGTSDTRNVSPENPLGVNASDANGQDDVVVEAADLHLPVGKPVKMLLRSIDVLHDFYVPEFRAKMDMIPGSVTYFWFTPTKTGTFQVLCAELCGQGHPLMNGVVMVDTPEDYLAWLGEQQTFAQLSAPQQVGSAE; encoded by the coding sequence ATGGCCATAGCGCTTGTACTCGTTTTGGTAGTTGTGGGCTCAGTGTTGTTCCACTTCCTGAGCCCATGGTGGTGGACGCCGATTGCCTCTAACTGGGACTATATCGACAACACCATCATCATCACCTTCTGGATTACCGGCGTCGTCTTCGCCGCCGTCGTCCTATTCATGGCCTATTGCGTCTTCCGCTTCCGTCATCGGGAAGGCAATCAGGCGGCATACGAACCCGAGAACAAGCGGCTCGAATGGTGGCTGACGATCGTCACCGCAATCGGGGTCACGGCCATGCTGGTTCCCGGCCTGTTCGTCTGGAACCAGTTCGTCAGCGTCCCAAGCGACGCAACAGTGGTCGAAGTCGTCGGCCAGCAATGGCAGTGGAGTTTCCGGTTGCCCGGCAAGGACGGCAAGCTCGGCACATCCGACACCCGCAACGTCAGCCCTGAAAATCCCCTGGGCGTGAACGCCAGTGATGCCAACGGCCAGGACGATGTCGTCGTCGAAGCCGCCGACCTGCATCTGCCGGTCGGCAAGCCGGTCAAGATGCTGCTCCGCTCGATCGACGTGCTGCATGATTTCTACGTCCCTGAATTCCGCGCCAAGATGGACATGATCCCGGGCTCGGTCACCTATTTCTGGTTCACCCCGACCAAGACCGGAACTTTTCAGGTCCTGTGTGCCGAACTTTGTGGCCAGGGGCACCCGTTGATGAATGGCGTGGTCATGGTCGATACGCCGGAAGACTATCTGGCGTGGCTCGGCGAACAGCAGACTTTCGCGCAATTGTCGGCCCCCCAGCAGGTGGGCTCGGCAGAGTAG
- a CDS encoding LysR family transcriptional regulator, which translates to MSHPDLNLLVTLDVLLTEGSVARAAKRLRLSPSAMSRALARLRETTGDPLLVRAGRGLVPTPRAIELRERVGQLVEDAESVLRPVETLDLKRLVRTFTLRNRDGFVENFGPDLIARVGQQAPGVRLRFVLKPDKDSTPLRDGSVDLETGVVGKATGPEVRAQALFRDRFVGVVRMGHPLCELTITPARYAACRHILISRRGLDRGPIDDAFEPLGLKREIVTVVGGFSEALALARASDLIASVPERYTGNLRDGMFCFPLPVPLPEITVSLLWHPRLDADPAHRWLRGCVRDVCAGITHWIS; encoded by the coding sequence ATGTCGCATCCCGATCTCAATCTGCTTGTCACACTTGATGTGCTGCTGACGGAAGGCAGCGTTGCGCGCGCCGCCAAGAGGCTGCGGCTGAGCCCGTCGGCAATGAGCCGGGCGCTGGCGCGATTGCGTGAGACGACCGGCGATCCGCTGCTGGTCAGGGCTGGACGCGGCCTCGTGCCCACACCCCGAGCCATCGAGCTCCGCGAGCGCGTTGGTCAGCTTGTGGAGGACGCCGAGTCCGTACTGCGTCCTGTTGAGACGCTCGACCTGAAACGGCTCGTGCGAACCTTCACGCTTCGAAACAGGGATGGCTTTGTCGAGAATTTCGGACCGGATCTCATTGCGCGCGTCGGCCAACAAGCACCGGGCGTGCGGCTGCGTTTTGTGTTGAAGCCAGACAAGGACAGCACGCCCCTGCGCGACGGCAGCGTAGATCTTGAAACCGGCGTCGTCGGAAAGGCCACCGGACCGGAGGTGCGCGCGCAAGCGCTGTTTCGTGATCGTTTCGTCGGCGTCGTGCGGATGGGGCATCCATTATGCGAGCTGACGATCACCCCTGCCCGTTACGCAGCCTGCCGGCACATCCTCATCTCCCGTCGCGGGCTCGACAGGGGGCCGATCGACGATGCCTTTGAGCCGTTGGGGTTGAAACGAGAAATCGTGACGGTCGTCGGCGGCTTTTCGGAAGCTCTGGCCTTGGCGCGTGCCTCGGACCTGATCGCCAGCGTTCCCGAACGCTATACGGGGAACCTGCGCGACGGCATGTTCTGTTTCCCTCTGCCGGTTCCCTTGCCGGAAATCACGGTTTCACTTTTGTGGCACCCGCGGCTCGATGCCGATCCGGCGCATCGCTGGCTGCGCGGTTGCGTTCGAGACGTTTGCGCCGGAATAACTCACTGGATTTCTTAG
- a CDS encoding MFS transporter: MLKPIDAGRAVAGNPERAPSVRWALASLSLSMLLSSLGISIANVALPTLAQAFNASFQDVQWIVLAYLLAITTLIVSVGRLGDITGRRQLLMAGLFLFTTASVLCGVAPTLWLLIAARTAQGLGAAIMMALTMAFVGDTVPKARTGSAMGLLGTMSAIGTALGPSLGGLLIAGAGWRAIFLVNVPLGLLAFGLAYRYLPADRRGPKTDRAGFDIVGTLLLALTLGAYALAMTIGRGSFGPLNMALLVAAVFGAGLFVLVEARVASPLIRLAAFRNAMLSVSLAMSALVATVMMATLVVGPFYLSRALGLDAALVGIVMSVGPLVAALTGVPAGRIADRFGAGRMTIIGLIAIAAGCFILSVMPAISGIPGYIAPIAVITSGYALFQTANNTAVMSDLRPDQRGVVSGLLNLSRNLGLITGASVMGAVFTFASEAMDIATARPEAVAAGMRITFAVAAILIVVALAIAVGSRTLTARPSLHGVS; the protein is encoded by the coding sequence ATGTTGAAGCCAATCGATGCAGGACGGGCAGTCGCTGGAAATCCAGAACGAGCACCTTCGGTTCGGTGGGCACTCGCCAGCCTTTCGTTGTCGATGTTGCTGTCCTCACTCGGGATCAGCATCGCCAATGTCGCCTTGCCGACGTTGGCGCAGGCGTTCAACGCCTCGTTCCAGGACGTCCAGTGGATCGTGCTGGCTTATCTCCTCGCCATCACCACCCTGATCGTCAGCGTCGGACGGCTCGGTGACATCACCGGCCGCCGGCAGCTGCTGATGGCCGGGCTCTTCCTGTTCACGACGGCCTCAGTCCTGTGTGGCGTCGCGCCGACGCTCTGGCTGCTGATTGCAGCTCGGACCGCCCAGGGTTTGGGGGCGGCCATCATGATGGCCCTGACCATGGCTTTTGTCGGTGACACGGTTCCGAAGGCAAGGACCGGCAGCGCCATGGGGCTGCTCGGAACGATGTCGGCGATCGGCACCGCTCTCGGTCCCTCGCTCGGCGGCCTTCTGATTGCCGGAGCCGGTTGGCGGGCGATCTTCCTTGTCAACGTGCCACTGGGTTTGCTGGCATTTGGTCTCGCCTATCGCTATCTGCCGGCTGATCGCCGGGGGCCGAAGACGGATCGGGCCGGCTTCGACATTGTCGGCACGCTGCTGCTTGCCTTGACGCTTGGCGCCTATGCGCTCGCGATGACGATCGGGCGTGGCAGTTTTGGTCCGCTCAACATGGCTCTGTTGGTGGCAGCCGTTTTCGGAGCCGGCCTTTTTGTGCTTGTGGAGGCGAGAGTGGCGTCGCCTTTGATCCGATTGGCGGCGTTCCGCAATGCGATGCTGAGTGTGAGCCTCGCCATGAGCGCGCTCGTTGCGACGGTGATGATGGCGACGCTGGTGGTCGGGCCGTTCTATCTGTCTCGTGCGCTCGGGCTCGACGCGGCTCTTGTTGGCATCGTCATGTCGGTCGGTCCGCTTGTCGCCGCGCTGACCGGTGTGCCAGCTGGTCGCATAGCCGACCGTTTTGGCGCTGGGCGCATGACCATCATTGGGCTCATCGCGATAGCCGCCGGTTGCTTCATTCTATCCGTGATGCCGGCAATATCAGGCATCCCCGGCTACATCGCCCCGATCGCAGTCATCACATCGGGCTATGCGCTGTTCCAAACCGCCAACAACACCGCCGTCATGTCGGATCTCCGCCCGGACCAGCGGGGCGTCGTTTCCGGCTTGCTCAATTTGTCGCGCAATCTCGGGCTCATCACCGGCGCATCCGTCATGGGCGCTGTGTTCACATTCGCCTCAGAGGCGATGGACATCGCAACGGCGCGCCCCGAGGCCGTTGCCGCCGGCATGCGGATCACGTTTGCGGTCGCGGCTATACTGATCGTCGTCGCGCTCGCCATCGCGGTTGGAAGCCGTACTCTCACGGCACGTCCTTCGCTGCATGGCGTGTCATGA
- the radC gene encoding RadC family protein, with translation MGTTSDDDERGFFPESQTKSLAKATSVEKPHYLGHRDRLRQRFAAAGSDALPDYELLELLLFRLIPRADTKPVAKALLARFGTLAEVLGAPVARLEEVRGIGPAVALDLKIVAAAAQRAARSEIKGREVLSSWTQVLGYCRSVMAFEEREQFRILFLDKKNALIADEVQQVGTVDHTPVYPREVVKRALELSATAIILAHNHPSGDPTPSRADIEMTKLVIETAKPLGIAVHDHIIIGKKGHASMKGLLLI, from the coding sequence ATGGGGACAACCAGCGACGACGACGAGCGGGGTTTCTTTCCCGAGAGCCAGACAAAATCGCTCGCGAAAGCCACGTCGGTCGAAAAGCCGCATTATCTCGGCCATCGCGACCGCTTGCGCCAACGGTTCGCGGCCGCGGGTTCCGACGCCCTCCCCGATTACGAATTGCTGGAGCTCTTGCTCTTTCGCCTGATCCCCCGCGCCGACACCAAGCCCGTCGCCAAGGCATTGCTGGCGCGCTTCGGCACGCTGGCCGAGGTGCTTGGCGCGCCGGTCGCGCGGCTTGAGGAGGTCAGGGGTATCGGCCCGGCGGTGGCGCTCGATCTGAAGATCGTTGCCGCGGCCGCCCAACGCGCGGCACGTAGCGAGATCAAAGGCCGCGAGGTCTTGTCGTCCTGGACGCAGGTTCTCGGATACTGCCGGTCGGTCATGGCCTTCGAAGAGCGCGAGCAGTTCCGTATCCTGTTTCTCGACAAGAAGAACGCACTGATCGCCGACGAGGTGCAGCAGGTCGGCACCGTCGACCACACGCCGGTCTATCCGCGCGAAGTGGTCAAGCGCGCGCTCGAACTCTCCGCCACGGCGATCATACTGGCGCATAATCATCCGTCAGGCGATCCGACGCCGTCGCGCGCCGACATCGAGATGACCAAGCTGGTCATCGAGACGGCCAAACCGCTCGGCATCGCCGTCCACGATCACATCATCATCGGCAAGAAGGGTCATGCCAGCATGAAGGGCCTGCTGCTGATCTGA